The Lynx canadensis isolate LIC74 chromosome D2, mLynCan4.pri.v2, whole genome shotgun sequence DNA segment TAAGAGCTAATTTTcccaagcaaaaaacaaaacaaaaaccaaacaaacaaacaaacaaaaaccccgtAATAGCCACATACCGTAGCAGGCAGTAAATACATATGaggaaaaaaggattttaaaatagatttttattggcaaaaataaaaataaaataaaactaatctgaatcaggttccttcttctttcttcttgtccCTTTTGAGTAAGTCCCAGGCTCTGTTCTTTCTTTGCCATCAGTTCGTTGTGTCAGCCACTCCTTTTCTAGCTGTTTCAGCATGTCTGCAGTGAGGAGTCCTTGCTGCACCAGTCTGGAAGCTAGGGATTTCTCTCCTCCATTGGGGACAGGTGGCTCAGCAGCTTTACTCCCTACAGTTTTGGTGCCGCGCACCCTTCTAGCTTGGCTTTTAAAGTTCCTGACAATCGGGACCGGTTCTCTGTCGACAAGCTCTCCAAGTTCAACAGCTTATGTGACTCTGAAATTTTAATCAGTTTGGTGATGTTGTGTACACCATCTTGGATAATGCCATCTAGTTCTTTCTGGAGATCTCGAATGAGGCTGGCATCTGGAAACATATCTATAAACCGGTAGCTAGGAAAGAATATTATGTTATATAGCAACAGCCTTTATCAGAATCATTGGGCTTATCTCAATGATGTAACTACATCTGGACACTGGCCCCCAAATGTTCTGTTTTTGCAGACTCTGTCCAGTGCCTCTGCTCAGCCCCAACACACCTGAGGAATACTGTCATTATGAGGGTAGGTCATCACTCATATCTTAAGTGAATCATATTTTAAGGGGGACAGGCCCCtcctttgagaatcactgatgtAAAGCAGCACCTTTCAAATGTTAATATACaaatgaatcacctggggagcttgttaaaatgtagTTTAAGTTTGGGGTGGGCCTGATATTCTCTAGTTCTAACAAGCTCCTAGGTAATACCAATGCTTTTGGTCCGGGGACCACCATCTGTGTAGCAAGAATCTAGTACACTTCCTCACCTACCTATCTGAACTGGAATCATAAGAAGTCCTTAGTCATTTTTAGAATGGGTATGAACAAGGCTCGACTGCCATAATGGACAATAAACATAACAGACAGCACCCTGTAAAAATGTGCCTGTTACTTGAGAGAGCAAAAGACCATTCATAAAACCTTTGATTTTCCCTATTACTCAGAAAAATGAGAGTAGCTAAAGGAAAAATGTGATACCTTAGCCAAAGGTAAAGATCCAAGACATCATGGACAGCTTCTAAATCCATGAGGTCTTTAATATTCTTAGGTGGAAGTAATGGCCATTTAATATATCGGCGTAACCACGAGAAGGTCAGTGGCTCATTCCTGCTATACTGCCTGGCaaactgaaagagaagaaaagagtttGGTGAAAGAATCAAAATGCACTTATATCTGCAATcagaaacagaaagcaacaaAACATTAACTGCAGTTGTGTTTCAACAGGctggtttttccttctttatacttttccatacttttaagaatatttaatacTTCATAAAGATACCTTGAAGAAAAAAGtaggggggggggtgctttccttcattttcaaagccaggGCAATAATATGTACATCAGAAGTCGTACAAAAACTAACAGAGCCTAACTCTGTTAACTTTAATGAACATTTAATGTTACAAGTTTTGGACAGATATTTTTGAAGTCTCTCATTTCTACCCCTTTATGGAATGGTCCTGTAACTGCAAATATAAGCTGTATCTTGTCAATATCCTTCCTTATCATAAAGAAACTCTGAGGTGGCTTGGAGCAAGGTTGGGCATGAGTCGATCAAGCTGGTAAACAGACTCTGCACCTCTTCACTAGCTGTGTGGCTCTGGCCAAGCCATCACTCTGTGCTTCAGCGACCTCATCAACACCATGAGACCACCATACCTCCCTCTTGAACCACAGGACACTGTTGGGAGAATGTGCTCGGAAAACCAggctgcccccaacccccacaaaTGCCAGGCATTATTATGCATCACAATGTACTATAGGAGACAGAAATACAACCATGTGAGACCTGTAGAGCAAAAGTTTAGCTTCAAGAATAAGCTGATTTCAAATCGTTCATGTCCTGATTAGGGAAAATTATCTCTAAATGTCTAACCTAAGTAAGGTCCATACTTCAGAGAGGCGAGGCAGTTTTAGAACAATTGTGGTTAAATAatgttatgattttattaaattcagtCATGCATTCTGCTAACACATGCCAAACAGAATAGCCATGAAGGATGGAAATGTGACCAAGCTAACCTGCTGAGCAGGACAAGCCAAACTTTAATATTTCTGGCCACAAACTAGTAAAAATCCAATACGTAAAAGAGCCAAGTATGGAGCTGTCcaaaaaggggaagggagagataCTTATCCATTCAGATACCTCCGTCCAACAGCTGGCCCTAAAGGAGCTCCCTGGAACACCATTTCCAAACAACTATCCTGCGGGGCACCAGAGGCCATCAATGGGATGGAGGTCTTTTAAAGGTCAGTCATAATggtgatcaagaaaaaaaggaaaaatctctaCCTTTCATATGCTAACAGTATCAGAACACATAAGCGACTGCCGGCCTCTACCATTCCAGACTTCTTACCCCTTAGTAAAATGCTTCTGCTTCATTAGAACAGCTGTTTGAAGGGTGGTAAAACAGAGTCAGGACCATGGACCCGAGCTCCATccaggtcacttttttttttttttaatctttttttaacatttatttattatcaagagacagggagagacagaacacgagcatgggaaaggcaaagagagggggacacacagaatccaaagcagactccaggctctagctgtcagcacagagcccgacgcggggctcaaattcacaaaccgcgagatcatggcctgagccaaagtcggacacttaactgactgagccacccaggtgcccccacccagGTCACTTTATAGCATTTCAGACTTTATTCCAGAAATGTCAACCTTATGCTAACTAACTCTCTCATAAATGCCAGCTCTAAGAAACATATTTCCTAAGTAAATACCTGGGTGTGCAATACCTCTAAGACatattaaagggaaaagaaaaaggcaagttgCAGAATAATTCATTATAATATTTATGGGAAAACACACCCACAAAACTAGAATTtccatatgtacacatatgtaagCAAATGCAACGGAAAAGGTCTGCAATGACACAAACTGTTAACTGTAGCTCTGTCAAAAGACTGAGATTGGGGGTGGTAGCCCAATTTAACCTATCCATAATGTTTTAACTTCATGCAGTGAGAAAGcatttatgtattatttgtgCGATTTGAAAGTAATTTCGAACATAAATTTAGAAACAGATTTGGTGAGAACACAGCCAGTACGCAGAATGCTGAGTTCTATATAGAAGACAGGGGCAAGACTAGAGTCAGAGGAGGGTTCCAAGAGGAGGCCCTTGGGTTTAGTGGGACAGGGAGGGCACTCCAGGAAGAGGCAACAGGGGAGAGGCAAGGGCTCCGCAAGGTGAGAGGACATGgcaggaggctggaagttcagcttccactgcccttccctgcccccctttTTTGGGTGCATAAATGCTCCTCAGAAGGCAGAGGTTTGTATCCCTATGCAAATGAATAAGAAGGGGCTAAAAGCCCGGCACCAAACTCATACAAGACAGCAATCCCTGGCTCAGTGCCTTATAATCAGGAAAACCGAATACTATGACCACCACTAACCCCtactccccttccccttccaaaAATATTAACCAATGCTACTAAGAAAGAAGTGTATTAgcgagcacctgggtagctcagtcagtagagcatgtgactcttaatctcagggttgtgagttcacaccccacactgggcatgacgcctacttaaaataaaaataaaaataaaaaggcaaaaaaaaaaagacgtataTCATCAGACCCCCTTCCCTCAAAAGAATttgtcatttaagaaaaaaagagccaCTTTATATATAAGTTCTTATATAGTATCTTCTATGGAAAAGTACTCTCCAACTGTTTTACCTTGAATAACAAAGTACTGTTTAGGGAAATGCATTGACTTGAAACAActcaaaatataaagataaaggcTTACCTGTAACAACGAAGAGCAGACAAAAGGCTGCTTCTTGTTGATAGGAGCTGTGCAGAAAACATACCTCACTCGTAGACTTAATGGAATATGCTGGATCAACTctgcagaaaatttaaaatcatccATATTGCAGACAAAATATTGCCCATCAACTTGTGAAAAGTCTACAAAAATatcctggagggaaaaaaagatacattattcGACTGCCTAAGTGGCCATGAATAAAGTACTCAAGCCTACAAAAGACAATCTCTGAATCCTTAACAGTCTTCTAGAAAGGCCTGTTTAATTCACTGTCCTCACAGACTAAAAGACCTCCCCTATAGCTTTCCCAACCTGAAATACTCAGAAAATTCCTCAAGACAAAAGTTCCAGAAGATTTTGAGAGGAAGTTTTCACTTTCAAGATAAACCTCATAAATAACAATATCAAAAATAGactatccaggggcgcctgggtggcgcagtcggttaagcgtccgacttcagccaggtcacgatctcgcggtccgtgagttcaagccccgcgtcaggctctgggctgatggctcagagcctggagcctgtttccgattctgtgtctccctctctctctgcccctcccctgttcatgctctgtctctctctgtcccaaaaataaataaacgttaaaaaaaaaaaaatttaaaaaaaaaaaaaatagactatccACTGATGCCCACGAAGTTAATTAGTAACTGTCTGCAATATCAAcctttttgaaaagatattttagatattttagaagagatttaaaagtaagtttttaCTTACAATGAGATTAGAAAGTGTTGTATCAGGGAGATGGTAGGCAAACATTTCAATCTGTTCCGCAGTTGGATGAAGACCAGCTGCCTTtagtaaaagaaagaacaactCTTAAGTTTCTCCTTCTCAGAGGACAACTTTTCTTAAGTTGTTTATAAAGTCCTATATTCAGGCTAAGCTCTCACCAAATGAGTTAAATGACAAGCAtttgagtaaaaaagaaaaaagcaatgtCACTTTCCCATTTATCACCAATTGAGAAAGCTGATGAGATGGTTTAGTGACCCTGACCAATTATACCCACTGAGGTGGCTCATCAACCTTTCGCTGACATTTTAGTTAGTATTTCTCAAACCTCTGATGATCTGACAGAGTACCAAAAATGCTTTCCAGGGTCTCCGTTATCTTCactgaacaaaaatgaacaaggaaaacCCAATCGCTTTAACCAAGGCAATAAAACTGACAGACAAACATAGATAAATACATGAGAGAATGTCTACATGGAGGCCAGTCTCTCTTCAACTGTATCCCAGTATTAATAAGGCGGGtataagcaaaaagagaaagagaaaaggaatgggaAACACAAAGAGCAAAGgatgaaaggaggaaaggaggaaagaagacagacCCGAGTCACGGGAGGGACGAAGAGTATGGGCACGAAAAATGAGGCACACAGGGGAAATGGGAGTGTGTCCTTAGCAACTGCACTCTTAACAAAAGCTACAGAAAGGATTTCAACCACAGCTTTCCTCCAGGAATTTTCCCTTGCATCAACTCATTTATATTCCCCTTTTACTAGGGTCACTGAAAAACGAGATGAGCCACGTtaatttataagtaaattttCTAGGCAACTTAAATTATGAGTTAACAAACTTATAACTAAAATACATACGCTGCTGCCTCGTTAACCGCACTAACCAAAAGTTAACCTCGTCCGAACTGGCTCAAAGTTATACCGCTTAGTACTGTTTTTGCCCCACACTCAAGAGTTTCTTCTACATTCAAGCTTCTCACAATTTTTCAGCTGGCTGTCACAGCGGGGTGCCCACCTGAGGCAACTacgcccctctccccacccaatGCTAGAGTACAGAAAGAACTCAAGGAAAATCAGGTTTACTAAACTCATTCAATCTGGATCTTCCATTTGCTCACCATTCTCTAATGAAGGGGTCCCTAGAGCTCTCCAAAGCAGTAAAGTAGGGCTTTCTTGACAGGATTTTCATGGCACAAaactttcttttgcttatttctgtttcCAGGTGTCTGAGGCAAGGGTCCTTCGCAGACAAGTAATGAACACGTTACACCTTACCTTTATGGGATCCACAGGCctgttcaaaatttcttttaGTAAATTGAGATCTTCTCGATTCATTGTTGTCACTTCTCCTTCtttatattttgaactgaatCGGCCAGCTCTGCCAGCAATCTGTAAGGCCTGAGAGGTGGTAATTGgttctatttccttctctcccttttcattGATAGTGGGTTTTATAAGGgagtaaaaaataattcttcttatgctcctgaaatagaaataaaagtaatctcAATACAGACTGCTGTATAGAAAACTCCCCATCATTTGGGTCACTACAGAAATGTTCACTCCAGTTCTAGTTTAGACCTGCTTACAATCTTGTCCACTCTTTACAGTATAAGAGAGGTTTGTCAgtaattcttttccttcccattaAATAGtactttttaacaaatgtataaatttactaaaaaccaTTAAACTGTGCAATTACAATGAACTGTGGAgtgtgtaaattatacttcaataaggtatagaaaatgacttttttttttttttttttaccagtaaaCCATATAAAGTGCTATCagactgtttttaaaagttggctcctattggggagcctggatggctcggtctgttgagcgtctgactgttggtttcggctcaggtcatgatcccagggtcatgggatcaagccccatgttagctTCCAtactgtgcatggagcctgcttaagattctctgtctctccctctgcccctcttccctgctcttgctccctctctttctctaaaataaagaagttgGCTGCCATTAATAGCTTTGAATACTTCTTGGATTCCAAAAGGTGTAACTGCCTTGACTCCTCAGAGAAAATACTTAGACACAACACTGTTACTCCTAGAGATACTGGCCAGCCCCACATTCATAATGGGCACTCATACACCTgctgagaaactgaaaataaagtgaGATACTATAACAGGTTAGTGGGAGACAGTGTCATTCAAAATCCCTAGTGCgatgtgatattttctttttattccctcaAGAGATGTCAGCAAGATAAACCTCACGACTGTATTATAATACCCATTCTCCTAAACGTTAAGTGTTTGGTCATTCTAATTCCAATTAGAAAACCCACAGAATACCCatgattattaaaaaacaaattacttaCAAATTAAGTCCCATGCCAATTGCATCTGTAGCAACCAAGATTTTGCATGGATCATCAGGATCGTTAAACTTTTTTGCTTGAGCAAGTTTGGTCCCTAAAACAAGAACAGTTTACGTTCGCTCAGTGCTCTCAATCTTTTACCATATCACTAAGTAGATCTTAGAACCCTCATCTCTCATTCTCCATTCTTCTGAATAAAACTCTTACCGATTCAAACTTACTGCTTTATGTCCTCAAAGAGCCACTTACCTTTCGTTCCTACTCCTTTAAATATCCTGACATAGAGCAACACAATCCCCTACTAGCCCCATTTCTGAGAACACTTATAAAGAGATTTCAGGACTACACCTTTAAGACGATGTACCAAGCTCATTTTAATGACATTTCTGTAACAAAATCATCAactcaacatttaaaatacagtCTAACAAGAGCAGCAAGAGCTATAATTAAAAAACTTCTATCCCCACCAAGATGAActagagaaatatatttattttatttgacacATAACAAATTACTAATGTATCAAACAACCTTATTCAGTACCTTTTACTGTGTTTTCTATACACATCTCaacataaatgacaaaaataagagACTTCAGGTCCCTGTCATGATGAAAGCCAATAATTACCAGGTGGGAGACTGCCATATATAACAGCTGATTCCAATCCCCGGATTTCAATCTGTCGACTCACAGAATAAATATCATTCTTGCTAAAACAGACAATGCAATCCCCAGGCCGAAGGTTGTCTAATGATTCTAGTGCATGATCCAGCACAGAAATGGGGGTAAGCCTCTTATAGTTTCGAACCTACAATAAAGACATGATATTGTAAAATAACACAACTAACTCAACTTCCTATCACTATTAggtgaaaaatgggcagagcaaTCAAAAGCAGCTAAAAATTGACAGGTTCCaatgtttttacatttacatgGTATTTTACAatatagaaaaacatttattttcatattataaatgttACCATCAGTTCTCACTGGTGTTTTCTAAATTAACAAAATGTATATACAGCatgccaaatttttttttaaatgttctttatttaaaagtttacttatttttgagagagagagagagggagcacgagtcggggaggggcagagagaggaagggagagagagaatcccaagcaggctccatgctgtcagtgcacagcccgagacgtagagctcgaactcacaaaccgtgagatcatgacctgagctgaagtcaagagtcagacgcttaaccaactgagccacccaggcacccccatgtcgCAGAGtttcaaagcactttcatatACATTCGATTTTTGTGGCAACTTGGTAAGTTCAGGGTTTACTAactattatttcaattttatgaaaaagcaaaataaagtccACATAAAAGATCAGGTCTGATAAGGATTCCTTCGGTTCTAGCCTTCTGCAATCTGCCTAACAACGCAAAGCTAGTTAACAGCAAAGCCAAGACTAGAACCCAGAATTTTTTCCACTACATCCCACCCTCTCTCTGAAAGCTGAACACAAAACTGATGAAccaatttttaagtatttcttcatcttattaaagaactatagtaaaaaaaaaaaaaaaaaacaacacaaaaattagGACTGAAAGGAAACCAGTTATTTTCTACTCTCCATGTTGGAGAAAGGGATACAAACTATCTCTAGCAAAAGGCCCTAATCtccaccttttgggatgagcactgggtgttgtatggaaaccaatttgacaataaacttcatatattgaaaaaaaaaaaaaaaaaaggccctaaTCTCTGACATCCAAAATTCTGAAAACCATATGCTTTTGCTAAGCCTCAAACTTCCAACATTCCTGACTTATTTAATTCTAAAGAGAACTGCTACACTCCATAAGGCGTTGTCAGGAGAAGATTACGAGTCTCTTTGTACTTTTGGAAGGCTTGGGGTATGATGGTCATTCTGCCGGAATTCCAGATCATGAGGTTCAACCAAACACGTATGATCTAGCCAACTGTGAGGAAATGACACTTTCTTTTTAGTTAAGTTCTGACTTTGCTGCTATCTGGGACCCCTGAAGCCACTGCTGGGTACTCCAGGCTATTTGCTATGCCACCTTGAGAACAAAGCATGTGATCTACCTCCACTTCCTCTCCCGTCGTGTACATGAGCTCAGTAACCAGGTCAATGGCAGCAGATTCTCCACACAAATGGACTtcttcagcacagagtcctgttAAATGTAAAATCAATAGTTTTTTAAGATACGAAATTAAATATTTCACactttatataacaaaaatacttGAAGTTTCCTTACCGATTGCTCTATAACTTTACCAAGTGTTTTCATCGATATTATCTCTTTGATAATTATCTCTTTGATTCAAACCTCACCACAACCTTCTAGCGGGCAAAGATTATCTCTATAAATctcagtgtttttttattttatttatattttattttattttattttactattttgagagagacacagacggTGCAGcagaagggagcagagaaggagggagagagagaggagagagagagagagagagagaggatctcaagcaggctccatgctgccagcaccgaaccaatgcgggacttgaactcatgaaactgtaagatcatgacttgagccaaaacgaagagtcagatgcctaaccaactgagccactcaggcacaccaATCTCAGTGCTTTTAAACTGCTTTGGCTATGGTTTTGAGTCCACTACAGAGGTAAGCCAGCAAAGGACCAGAACCTGGCATTCTGATGGTTAGTACTGAATCTTATACTTGTGTTTTTCAAATAGGCTCCAATGGAATGACTGAGGTACCTCGGAGGCTGGGGACCGGAGGGTAAAGAAACTCCAAGCTCCTTACCACTGAGCAGATCCACTCTCATTTTAAATTATAGGCTTTAAGGTTATATGATTTGTTTGAAGAGAGAGTTCagctatttgtttttaagtttgcaaACCACCTGCCCTATAACACAATGATCAAAAATTCACTCCAATATCGAGCAGTAGAACTATTCATTCATGTCCATGGACCTCAAGAACTCCAATTCCAGGAGCCTatcctaaagaaataataaaataaataaaaagctatggCCACAGAAATTTTTACTgtagcactatcaataataggaACAAATGTTCaactctgtggaaaaaaaatagtatagcTCTTCAATGGAGAATGTGCACTATTAATATGTGGTGTGACAAAAATCCATGaaacaagagaac contains these protein-coding regions:
- the SUPV3L1 gene encoding LOW QUALITY PROTEIN: ATP-dependent RNA helicase SUPV3L1, mitochondrial (The sequence of the model RefSeq protein was modified relative to this genomic sequence to represent the inferred CDS: inserted 3 bases in 3 codons) — its product is MSFSRCALXWARLPAGRRAGHRAAVCSALRAHVEPLPGALGRVSAVASSSSSSASGGSKAPNTSLFVPLTVKPQGPSADGDVGAELTRPLDKNEVKKILDKFYKRKEIQKLGADYGLDARLFHQAFISFRNYIMQSHXLDVDIHIILNVICFYSGSCDDLFPFFLRHAKQIFPVLECKDDLRKISDLRIPPNWYPEARAIQRKIIFHSGPTNSGKTYHAIQKYLSAKSGVYCGPLKLLAHEIFERVMLLSVYYQGVPCDLVTGEERVTVEPDGKQAAHVACTVEMCSVTTPYEVAVIDEIQMIKDPAEDGPGTRALLGLCAEEVHLCGESAAIDLVTELMYTTGEEVEVRNYKRLTPISVLDHALESLDNLRPGDCIVCFSKNDIYSVSRQIEIRGLESAVIYGSLPPGTKLAQAKKFNDPDDPCKILVATDAIGMGLNLSIRRIIFYSLIKPTINEKGEKEIEPITTSQALQIAGRAGRFSSKYKEGEVTTMNREDLNLLKEILNRPVDPIKAAGLHPTAEQIEMFAYHLPDTTLSNLIDIFVDFSQVDGQYFVCNMDDFKFSAELIQHIPLSLRVRYVFCTAPINKKQPFVCSSLLQFARQYSRNEPLTFSWLRRYIKWPLLPPKNIKDLMDLEAVHDVLDLYLWLSYRFIDMFPDASLIRDLQKELDGIIQDGVHNITKLIKISESHKLLNLESLSTENRSRLSGTXKSQARRVRGTKTVGSKAAEPPVPNGGEKSLASRLVQQGLLTADMLKQLEKEWLTQRTDGKERTEPGTYSKGTRRKKKEPDSD